GCAGACAAGTTGATTTCTAACTTTAtcagtatttttaaaaccactgacatCTTGTATTGATATGCTGAAGCATcctactatatatatatattatatatgatcTATACTATTCTACATACAAGTGAAGCTAGGTCTTCGAGAGTTTATAGCCttaataaaactgtattttggaTGTTGCAACAGATAGCTCCAACCCCAAAGAGTACGTGAATGTAAGAGCTGTCAAATATACCTGAggatttgtatttttcagatattttagaACTCCTATAATGTATAATCTCTTAAAATATGAATGCAGTAAAAAGGCTGctaatgcaaatttaattaaaattgggGTTTGAATCACAGGAAACTGCcagagtttttaaatatttcatttggtATAATTCTGCACAGCTTATTTTAGTAAGTGAATTTTTTCATAATGTGCATGTagtgtatgaaaatgtatacatatttttgatgtttcagatttaatgaaaatgcagtTCTTATATTTTCTTCTACGGGAACAGTTTGTGATTCAGTCACTGTGGAGTTTTTGTCATGAGCTCTTTTTCAACAGTGCCTGAATCATAGGAAATGTACTTTGAGTGATGTGTCAATGAtttgcaagaataatgaccaatTCCTGCAGTGTCACATGctttacaaaatgtaatgtagtggtagagtagtggttttTCATGGATTCATATGATTGACATTTTCCTGACAGGCAACAGCCCAGTCCACATGGCAAAGAGGAGCATTTTCCAGCGGCCTTCATCTTTGTTGGCATGGCTACCTGCAGGAAAATTGGATTCGATGGAACATTTGGCTGCACGCGCGATGCAGAACGTCCAGCCTAGTGTGTTATGTAAGGGGTCACATTTGTgctctgtttattttgttcttttgacTGGAATCCTGTGATGgttatgtaaaacataaaataaacttgcctttttgttttattggatTATTTCAAAAGAGCAATTTTTTCCCAGCTACACCAAAAAGGGGAAAATGACCATCTTATTTCTATTAAGGAAGAGGCAAATAAAGCCAATGTGAAGTAATTTggcattgtttttaaatatctgaGACAATTGTCATTGCgtaaacagaataaatgaacCAGCTGTCTACTGGTTTCTGTTTTGTcagtaaaaacaatataattaacATTTCATCAGATTTActctaaaacacatttcaagtgTTTAGAATGACTGCAGGTGTACCTTGAAtttgaattctatgtagtgttctgatacatgtaatttttgtacTTTGATAAATTGCATGGCTGCATCAGCTGGCATACAACACCTGACGTTCATTCAAAAGCTGATTCACTGTTTATTCTTTCCTCGTGAAATACAAGTGGTAGAATGTGAAAGCGTGAGTATATCTATCTAAAGGAAGAAACAACTATTACAGAGCACACTGCTGGAGCATCATAAGAAGGGCAAACCCTCAAATATAATGTGTCTGGCAAGGCTTCTGACGTCAGAGAATGCAAGTTACGTAAGAGGAGGTGGCTCATTCTGACCACATGAGCACAGCGGCAGGTTTGAGGCACTCAGACAATATTGAACTCGCAAACGGAGGCCTTCTCATCGCGACAGTTCTCATCAAACCACTTCCCACTGGCTGCGCTTGAAAGCACAGCGCAATTCTGAACAGGGCCACCGTCCGGCTGTGGAGTGACCCTTGAATCCCAGTTCTTGTAGCGTACCGTGGAGCCTGTCTGGTCTATCCAGCTGCCCTCAGTGGACATGTCATTGACGCCCAGCCAGACCTGCTCCTTGGGCCCTAGGGTCATCCGCACGTAGTTATGGAGCTGCTCATTCTCCTCCCTTGTCACCGGCACGCTCAGGGTCCCTCCCTTGGCGATGCAGTCCTCGCTGGCTGTATGGTAACGCTTCTTCAGCGGATCCACAAGGAAACATTTGCCATGGATCTTGATTCCTTTCAAACAAACTAAAAAGAGCAGAATTTAGTGAAAAGCCTGAGAAACAGACCTTGTAATATTGTGAAAATAGAGAACTGTTAgtgaataaaacacagtaagCACTTTCTTGGGAAGAAAAAACTTCAGTAGATTTAAAACTTTCAGTAGATTTATCTCCAATTGTCCTTTCAGGTTCCATATTTCATAAATTTTCTTGTGTAAAGCATACTTTATAATATATGTCAGTGTGTATAAAAGTGCAATTAGTAGTGTCATTCTAGGCAGAAAAAGAATCTGTCTTGatttacagaaatttatttttatggaatttattttgtaattcagTTATGAAAAGCAGCTACTTCTGCTTCAACAGGGACAGCACCTGATACAGACATGCCCCATCAGTCCTGTCTCCCCATGCTGGAGCAAACCTTCGGCACAGCACGACCACAACACCTAACTGCACAGTGTTCCCAGTTTCTGCTCTCCATCAAGGTCGCAGATGGAGAACATGTGTCGAGGTTATGTAACATGAGCCTGTTGTCCAGTAGGACAAGAGCCACTACCCACATTTAGGCTGGAAACACATATAGGTCTCACTGATGTCCAGATATTTATTACTGAACAATAACTGgacaaataatttaaatcatttGCTGTATTGTACCATGCTTTGGACCGATTGTTCAAGACTCCTCATCAATAAAACTTCTTATTGGAAAACCACAGAACTTGGAAACACATTGCTCTCCAGAAGCACAACTTTTCCAGGAGCAAAAGAGCTTATGTGTAAAATAGTAACAGAATGATCTTCCGTTGTTCACACAGTACTGCAGGTTCTCTTTGTGACCAACAGGGAGACCCTCCACATAATGACATGTTCAGAAAGATGACATTCTAAGAGCCTTGAAGAATTACCATCAGAAAAACCATAAAAGAGACCTTTGGAGAAATTTCCAATGTGACCCAGCCGTTCTGCTACACACCGGTTTGTAGGGCTTGCTGCTCCTTTAGTAGGGTGACCTCCTGAACAATGTCATCGATTTGCTTCTGCAGCTCCTCAATGGCAGCTGAGCTTGACACATCTGTAGCAGGAAAGACCAGCAAATGATGTGGGAGAGAAGATGAATTCGGACAAAACCCAACCCTGAGAAACTTGCAGTCCTGCACTCCCCGTTCTGAGATGGCTGGGGTAACAAACACTTTGCTTAAATTCAAGAGATGAAGTAATGCACTACTCAAAGTCATAATGatctattactactactatttcTACTAGATGCCTCACAGTTTATCATACCTACCATATGTTGGAGGTAGCATTGTCTGTCTGGGTTTTGACTCAGGCTAATGAAACTTAGGCACTCTGCTGGTTGCAAGTGaatgttcattaaaatattgtaGGGATGGTAGTGCTTTATAAAATTACCACAATCTGTATGCTACAGTAGGAGTGTTCATAATTACTTGGTGGGTTCCCATCAATCATGCCAGTATTCCTTCTCAATCTCTGTCCCATTAAAAGCTGCATTGAGGACCAGGCAGATGGGGTGTTCCTGTAGCCCATTCTTGGTAACTTGGTGGGAAAGAGGGAACTTCATCTCTTACCTTTCTTCAAGGGTTTCTTCTTGGGAGGACTCTGCTGAAGTGAGCCATGGGCGAGGATCAGGATGCAGACAAAAAGACGCGCTCCTC
This genomic interval from Scleropages formosus chromosome 23, fSclFor1.1, whole genome shotgun sequence contains the following:
- the LOC108942498 gene encoding tetranectin-like; this encodes MELRGARLFVCILILAHGSLQQSPPKKKPLKKDVSSSAAIEELQKQIDDIVQEVTLLKEQQALQTVCLKGIKIHGKCFLVDPLKKRYHTASEDCIAKGGTLSVPVTREENEQLHNYVRMTLGPKEQVWLGVNDMSTEGSWIDQTGSTVRYKNWDSRVTPQPDGGPVQNCAVLSSAASGKWFDENCRDEKASVCEFNIV